One genomic segment of Mycolicibacterium psychrotolerans includes these proteins:
- a CDS encoding heme-binding protein yields the protein MLISAPLLRRAVAGALGAGAVTGALVFGAAPMASAQPPVAPGCTAADFSGVASGVSASTSAYLFTHPEVNNFFSGLHGLPADQLRPKVVDYMNANPQVKAELTGIRQPLIDIKNRCGFSESDPNGPLVP from the coding sequence ATGTTGATCTCGGCTCCCCTCCTGCGCCGCGCTGTCGCCGGCGCGCTGGGCGCGGGCGCGGTGACCGGCGCACTGGTGTTCGGCGCCGCACCGATGGCATCGGCTCAACCGCCGGTTGCCCCCGGCTGCACCGCGGCCGACTTCTCCGGTGTGGCCTCCGGCGTCTCGGCGTCGACCTCGGCCTACCTGTTCACCCATCCCGAGGTCAACAACTTCTTCTCCGGCCTGCACGGGCTGCCCGCTGACCAGCTGCGGCCCAAGGTCGTCGACTACATGAACGCCAACCCGCAGGTCAAGGCCGAGCTCACGGGCATCCGTCAGCCGCTGATCGACATCAAGAACCGCTGCGGCTTCTCGGAGAGTGACCCCAACGGGCCGCTCGTCCCGTAG
- a CDS encoding hemophore: MKAPSGFTARRTGATLAAAFAIGAGAVLLTGPAAPAGQAAPDPCAASEVAKTAGSVATSTGAYLETHPQTNQALTLITQQQSGPQSLGALNSYFDANPLVAADLQRLQQPLTALAGRCKLPLTLPQMLGLMQAAQPLAQPASPAAPAASPAAQTVGVGAAETATTPPLR, encoded by the coding sequence ATGAAAGCACCCTCGGGTTTCACTGCGCGCCGGACCGGCGCCACGCTGGCAGCGGCGTTCGCCATCGGTGCGGGCGCGGTGCTGCTGACCGGGCCCGCGGCGCCGGCGGGGCAGGCCGCGCCCGACCCGTGCGCGGCGAGCGAGGTCGCCAAGACCGCCGGGTCGGTGGCGACCAGCACCGGGGCCTACCTCGAGACGCATCCGCAGACCAACCAGGCGCTGACGCTGATCACCCAGCAGCAGAGCGGCCCTCAGTCGCTCGGCGCGCTGAATTCCTACTTCGACGCCAATCCGCTCGTCGCCGCCGATCTGCAGCGGCTGCAGCAGCCGCTCACCGCGCTGGCCGGCCGGTGCAAGCTGCCCCTGACGCTGCCGCAGATGCTCGGGTTGATGCAGGCCGCCCAGCCCCTCGCCCAGCCCGCAAGCCCGGCCGCCCCGGCGGCGTCACCGGCCGCGCAGACCGTCGGCGTCGGCGCCGCCGAGACCGCCACCACGCCGCCGCTGCGCTGA
- a CDS encoding MMPL family transporter: protein MMRVSSNLRRFRWAVFAVWLLLLVPSIYLAMNQSGNLTGGGFEVEGSQSLYVQRQLEAQFPDQGASPLALVAAPRPDASFDDMNAAVGRLEAIAREVPSVTIMPNPAQPPPQPDRPYVITLQLGFENTGAVDIAKQLRQKVGIDGDEPGEMDNGKVRLYVIGQGALGAAATLATKHDIAQAERWNLPIVLLVLLAVFGSFAAAAMPLMLGICTVVVTMGLVYWLSMYTTMSVFVTSTVSMFGIAVAIDYSLFILMRFREELRAGREPQDAADAAMATSGLAVLLSGLTVIASVTGIYLINTPVLRSMATGAILAVAVAVLTSTTLTPAVLATFGRRAARRSSYLHWGRGVEATQSKFWTRWTGWVMRRPWLSALGAAALLLAFAAPAFSMMLGNSMQRQFEPTHEIRGGVNAAAEALGPGALGPVRVLVTFPDGNAASAPAKEPLLDAVRQKMAQAPNTVSVTPPVFGTDYRSALLSAVLSVDPEDMGSRDTVDWMREQLPPVAGDAAQVYVGGPTALIKDFDDRVAQIQPLVFGFVALIAFVMLLISIRSVFLALKGVVMTVLSVAAAYGSLVVVFQWGWLADLGFKQISSLDSTIPPLVLALTFGLSMDYEIFLLTRIRERFLQTGNTRDAVAYGVSTSARTITSAALIMIAVFIGFAFAGMPLVAQLGVACAVAIAVDATVVRLVLVPALMAMFDEWNWWLPRWLDRVLPSVDFEKPLPKADIGDLIIIPDDISALAPTGADLRTVVKSAAKLKTLAPQAITVADPLAFSGCQPCGKLVPGRLKSEGRVPAAISNRAHGKTVAVKLPKHPVTMWRGRLDVALDALAVERSVAEHAGRTPLERVSPMETTNVLLPTGDRLQIPTGAETLRLKSFLIMERNSAHDYSEFAELVGSMDTNTAAEVLTGMDRYYCGQPAREHWVATQLVRRLADPRPSDGPDIASSGAAAEADWARVRQRCLSVAVAMLEEAR from the coding sequence ATGATGCGCGTGAGCAGCAACCTGCGCAGATTCCGCTGGGCGGTGTTCGCCGTGTGGCTACTGCTGTTGGTCCCGTCGATCTACCTGGCGATGAACCAATCGGGCAATCTGACCGGCGGCGGCTTCGAGGTCGAGGGTTCGCAGTCGCTCTATGTGCAGCGCCAGCTCGAGGCGCAGTTTCCTGACCAGGGCGCTTCCCCGCTGGCCCTGGTCGCCGCGCCCCGCCCGGACGCGTCGTTCGACGACATGAACGCCGCGGTGGGCCGCCTGGAGGCCATCGCCCGCGAGGTGCCCAGCGTCACGATCATGCCCAACCCGGCCCAGCCGCCTCCCCAGCCGGACCGGCCCTACGTCATCACGCTGCAACTCGGATTCGAGAACACCGGTGCGGTCGACATCGCCAAGCAGCTGCGCCAGAAGGTCGGCATCGACGGCGACGAACCCGGCGAGATGGACAACGGCAAGGTCCGCCTCTACGTCATCGGCCAGGGCGCTCTCGGTGCGGCCGCCACGCTTGCCACCAAACACGACATCGCCCAGGCGGAGCGCTGGAACCTGCCGATCGTGCTGCTCGTGCTGCTGGCGGTGTTCGGCTCCTTCGCCGCCGCGGCGATGCCGCTGATGCTCGGCATCTGCACGGTCGTGGTGACGATGGGCCTCGTCTACTGGCTGTCGATGTACACGACGATGTCGGTGTTCGTCACCTCGACGGTGTCGATGTTCGGCATCGCGGTCGCGATCGACTATTCGCTGTTCATCCTGATGCGGTTCCGGGAGGAGCTGCGCGCGGGCCGCGAACCTCAGGACGCCGCCGACGCCGCGATGGCCACGTCCGGGCTGGCGGTGCTGCTCTCCGGCCTGACCGTGATCGCGTCGGTCACCGGCATCTATCTGATCAACACCCCGGTGCTGCGGTCGATGGCCACCGGCGCGATCCTCGCGGTCGCGGTCGCGGTGCTGACGTCGACGACGCTGACCCCGGCCGTGCTGGCCACCTTCGGGCGGCGGGCCGCGCGCCGCTCGTCGTACCTGCACTGGGGCCGCGGCGTCGAGGCGACGCAGTCGAAGTTCTGGACCCGCTGGACCGGCTGGGTGATGCGCAGGCCGTGGCTGTCCGCACTGGGCGCGGCGGCGCTGCTGCTGGCATTCGCCGCGCCGGCGTTCTCGATGATGCTGGGCAACAGCATGCAGCGGCAGTTCGAGCCCACCCACGAGATCCGCGGCGGCGTCAACGCCGCGGCCGAGGCCCTGGGCCCCGGCGCCCTGGGCCCGGTCCGGGTGCTGGTGACGTTCCCCGACGGCAACGCCGCGTCGGCACCGGCCAAGGAGCCGCTGCTCGACGCGGTCCGGCAGAAGATGGCGCAGGCGCCCAACACCGTGTCGGTGACACCGCCGGTGTTCGGCACCGACTACCGCAGCGCGCTGCTGTCGGCGGTGCTGTCGGTGGACCCCGAGGACATGGGTTCCCGCGACACCGTGGACTGGATGCGCGAGCAACTGCCGCCGGTCGCCGGCGATGCAGCGCAGGTCTACGTGGGCGGGCCGACCGCGCTGATCAAGGACTTCGACGACCGGGTGGCCCAGATCCAGCCGCTGGTCTTCGGGTTCGTGGCGCTGATCGCGTTCGTGATGCTGCTGATCTCGATCCGCTCGGTGTTCCTCGCGCTGAAGGGCGTGGTGATGACCGTGCTGTCGGTCGCCGCGGCCTACGGCAGCCTGGTGGTGGTGTTCCAGTGGGGCTGGCTGGCCGATCTGGGCTTCAAGCAGATCTCGTCGCTGGACAGCACCATCCCGCCGCTGGTGCTGGCGCTGACCTTCGGCCTGTCGATGGACTACGAGATCTTTCTGCTCACCCGGATCCGGGAACGGTTCCTGCAGACCGGCAACACCCGCGACGCGGTGGCCTACGGCGTGTCGACCAGCGCGCGCACCATCACCAGCGCCGCGCTGATCATGATCGCGGTGTTCATCGGGTTCGCGTTCGCGGGGATGCCGCTGGTCGCCCAGCTCGGGGTGGCGTGCGCGGTCGCGATCGCGGTGGACGCCACGGTGGTGCGACTGGTGCTGGTGCCCGCGCTGATGGCGATGTTCGACGAGTGGAACTGGTGGCTGCCGCGGTGGCTCGACCGCGTGCTGCCGTCGGTCGACTTCGAGAAGCCGCTGCCCAAGGCCGACATCGGCGACCTGATCATCATCCCCGACGACATCTCGGCGCTGGCACCGACGGGTGCCGACCTGCGCACCGTCGTCAAGTCGGCGGCCAAGCTGAAAACCCTTGCACCACAGGCGATCACGGTGGCCGACCCGCTGGCCTTCAGCGGCTGTCAGCCGTGCGGCAAGCTGGTTCCCGGACGCCTGAAGAGCGAGGGCCGGGTGCCCGCGGCCATCAGCAACCGGGCCCACGGCAAGACGGTCGCGGTGAAGCTGCCCAAGCATCCGGTCACGATGTGGCGGGGCCGGCTCGACGTGGCGCTCGACGCGCTGGCCGTGGAGAGGTCGGTGGCCGAGCACGCCGGCCGCACCCCACTGGAGCGCGTCAGCCCGATGGAGACCACCAACGTGCTGCTGCCCACCGGTGACCGGCTGCAGATCCCGACCGGCGCCGAGACGCTGCGGCTGAAGAGCTTCCTGATCATGGAACGCAACAGTGCGCACGACTACTCGGAGTTCGCCGAACTCGTGGGTTCGATGGACACGAACACCGCGGCGGAAGTGCTGACGGGCATGGACCGGTACTACTGTGGTCAACCGGCGCGCGAGCACTGGGTGGCCACCCAGCTGGTGCGCCGCCTGGCCGATCCCCGGCCTTCCGACGGCCCCGACATCGCATCCTCGGGAGCCGCCGCGGAGGCCGACTGGGCCAGGGTCAGGCAGCGCTGTCTGTCGGTCGCGGTGGCCATGCTGGAGGAGGCGAGGTGA
- a CDS encoding XRE family transcriptional regulator gives MRGQSRGPHSDDRPVEFWPTAAIRAALEHDDLSVWQRIVVAIKRDPYGRTARQVEEVLETAEPYGVSRAMSEVLVRTREHLEANECAEVARHVRLLLDRSGLGEQEFASRIGVPATDFAAYLGGTVSPPASLMIRMGRLSERFAKMRTHRPGH, from the coding sequence ATGCGCGGGCAGTCGCGAGGCCCGCACTCCGACGACCGGCCGGTCGAGTTCTGGCCGACGGCAGCCATCCGCGCCGCCCTCGAACACGACGATCTGAGCGTCTGGCAGCGCATCGTGGTGGCGATCAAGCGCGATCCCTACGGCCGGACGGCCCGGCAGGTCGAGGAGGTCCTCGAGACCGCCGAGCCCTACGGGGTGTCCCGCGCGATGTCGGAGGTGCTGGTGCGCACCCGCGAGCATCTCGAGGCCAACGAGTGCGCCGAGGTCGCCCGCCACGTCCGGCTGCTGCTGGACCGTTCGGGGCTCGGTGAACAGGAGTTCGCGTCGCGCATCGGGGTGCCCGCCACCGACTTCGCCGCCTACCTGGGCGGCACCGTCAGCCCGCCGGCGTCGCTGATGATCCGGATGGGCAGGCTCTCCGAGCGGTTCGCCAAGATGCGCACCCACCGCCCCGGTCATTAA
- a CDS encoding M13 family metallopeptidase, producing MTVEATSLKSGIDLRYVDDSARPQDDLFGHVNGRWLAEYQIPPDRATDGAFRTLYDRAEEQIRDLITEAAAAASAATSGSDAHAPEGTDQQRIGDLYASFMDEETIRERGLAPLLNELATVDAADSPEALAAVLGALQRTGVGGGTGLYVDTDSKNSSRYLLHLTQSGIGLPDESYFREEQHAEILAAYPGHIAAMFALVHGGDHRQTAEDIVALESRIAAAHWDVVKRRDADLTYNLRTFAEVTSEAPGFDWRGWLAALGASEEAAAEVVVRQPDFLTAFAALWSDADLATWKNWLQWRLIHSRASLLTDELVAEDFAFYGQLLSGTEEIRARWKRGVSVVEALMGDALGRLYVERYFPPQAKARMDELVANLREAYRVSIDTLEWMTPQTRRKALAKLDSFTPKIGYPAKWRDYSSLVIARDDLYGNHLRGYALEYDRDLAKLGGPVDRDEWFMTPQTVNAYYNPGMNEIVFPAAILQPPFFDADADDAANYGGIGAVIGHEIGHGFDDQGAKYDGDGNLVDWWTDEDRAEFGARTKALIEQYEQFTPRGLDPSHHVNGAFTVGENIGDLGGLSIALLAYRLSLKGQQAPVIDGLTGEQRVFFGWAQVWRTKSREAEAVRRLAIDPHSPPEFRCNGVVRNMDAFYEAFEVGEDDELYLEPQRRVRIWN from the coding sequence GTGACGGTAGAAGCGACCTCCCTCAAGTCCGGTATCGATCTGCGCTACGTCGACGACTCCGCCCGGCCCCAGGACGACCTGTTCGGTCACGTCAACGGCCGCTGGCTTGCGGAGTACCAGATCCCCCCGGACCGGGCCACCGACGGCGCGTTCCGCACGCTCTACGACCGCGCCGAGGAGCAGATCCGCGATCTCATCACGGAGGCGGCCGCAGCCGCGTCGGCGGCGACATCGGGCAGCGACGCCCACGCGCCCGAGGGCACCGACCAACAGCGCATCGGCGACCTGTACGCGAGCTTCATGGACGAGGAAACGATCCGCGAGCGCGGTCTGGCCCCGCTGCTCAATGAGCTGGCGACGGTCGACGCCGCCGACAGTCCCGAGGCGCTGGCCGCGGTGCTCGGGGCGTTGCAGCGCACCGGTGTCGGCGGCGGCACGGGGCTGTACGTCGACACCGATTCCAAGAACTCCAGCCGCTATCTGCTGCACCTGACACAGTCGGGCATCGGGCTGCCCGACGAGTCGTACTTCCGCGAGGAGCAGCACGCCGAGATCCTGGCGGCCTACCCCGGACACATCGCGGCGATGTTCGCGCTCGTCCACGGCGGCGACCACCGTCAGACCGCGGAGGACATCGTCGCGCTGGAGTCCCGGATCGCCGCCGCGCACTGGGATGTGGTGAAGCGCCGCGACGCCGACCTGACCTACAACCTGCGCACGTTCGCCGAGGTGACTTCGGAGGCGCCCGGGTTCGACTGGCGAGGCTGGCTGGCCGCGCTTGGCGCGTCCGAGGAGGCGGCCGCCGAGGTGGTGGTCCGCCAGCCCGACTTCCTGACCGCCTTCGCGGCACTGTGGTCGGACGCGGATCTGGCGACGTGGAAGAACTGGCTGCAATGGCGGCTGATCCATTCCCGGGCGTCGCTGCTGACCGATGAGCTGGTGGCCGAGGACTTCGCGTTCTACGGGCAGCTGCTCTCGGGCACCGAGGAGATCCGGGCCCGCTGGAAGCGCGGCGTCTCGGTGGTCGAAGCCCTGATGGGCGACGCGTTGGGCCGGCTCTACGTCGAGCGGTACTTCCCGCCGCAGGCCAAGGCCCGGATGGACGAGCTGGTGGCCAATCTGCGCGAGGCCTACCGGGTCAGCATCGACACGCTGGAGTGGATGACGCCGCAGACCCGGCGCAAGGCGCTGGCCAAGCTCGACTCGTTCACCCCGAAGATCGGTTATCCCGCGAAGTGGCGCGACTACTCGTCGCTGGTGATCGCCCGTGACGACCTCTACGGCAACCATCTGCGCGGCTACGCGCTGGAGTACGACCGCGATCTGGCCAAGCTCGGCGGTCCGGTGGACCGCGACGAGTGGTTCATGACGCCGCAGACCGTCAACGCGTACTACAACCCAGGCATGAACGAGATCGTGTTCCCCGCGGCGATTCTGCAGCCGCCGTTCTTCGACGCCGACGCCGACGACGCCGCCAACTACGGCGGTATCGGTGCGGTGATCGGGCACGAGATCGGGCACGGCTTCGACGATCAGGGCGCCAAGTACGACGGCGACGGCAACCTGGTGGACTGGTGGACCGACGAGGACCGCGCCGAGTTCGGCGCGCGGACCAAGGCGCTGATCGAGCAGTACGAGCAGTTCACGCCGCGCGGGCTGGATCCTTCACACCACGTGAACGGCGCGTTCACCGTCGGGGAGAACATCGGCGATCTCGGCGGGCTGTCGATCGCGCTGCTGGCCTACCGGCTGTCGCTGAAGGGGCAGCAGGCGCCTGTCATCGACGGACTGACCGGCGAGCAGCGGGTGTTCTTCGGGTGGGCGCAGGTGTGGCGCACGAAATCCCGTGAGGCCGAAGCAGTTCGGCGGCTGGCGATCGATCCGCACTCGCCGCCGGAGTTCCGCTGCAACGGCGTGGTCCGCAACATGGACGCGTTCTACGAGGCGTTCGAGGTCGGCGAGGACGACGAGCTGTACCTGGAACCGCAACGGCGCGTGCGGATCTGGAACTGA
- a CDS encoding DUF58 domain-containing protein — MTDAELRWRASSLTRSIATCVAIAIAAALLTGRWELIAFAAPLLAVLCSLGWQRPVPTVTVTGEPPLHRCFEGEQVTVTLSAGADDGGRVRLAAVAPPGMDLDVVDAGPAPTVAVRAARWGRYPIEATVRVLGRGGLLEGTGTVAAAQVCVFPVAPPQSTAIPRTDLLDRLGTHLTRHTGPGVEYADIRPYVPGDQLRTVNWPVSARRGTLHVTERLTDRAADVVVLFDTYPQPPGPATAATERTARGAAQVVQSALRYGDRAGLVALGGRATRWLGADIGQRQFYRILDTMLGATGDYESATGTLAPRPALPAGAIVVAFSTMLDTEFALALIDLRRRGHPVVAVDVLEGCPVDGDLDPLVDRMWAMQRSFMYRDMATVGVDIVAWPGSATLDQAMALVPEHRAR; from the coding sequence GTGACCGACGCCGAATTACGTTGGCGTGCTTCCTCGTTGACGCGTTCGATCGCCACGTGTGTCGCCATCGCGATCGCGGCCGCGCTGCTGACCGGCCGATGGGAGCTGATCGCGTTCGCCGCGCCGCTGCTCGCGGTGCTGTGCTCGCTGGGGTGGCAGCGGCCCGTGCCGACCGTCACGGTCACCGGCGAGCCGCCGCTGCACCGCTGTTTCGAAGGCGAGCAGGTGACGGTGACGCTGTCGGCCGGTGCCGACGACGGCGGCAGGGTCCGGCTGGCCGCGGTGGCGCCGCCGGGCATGGACCTCGACGTCGTCGACGCCGGCCCCGCGCCGACGGTGGCGGTACGGGCCGCACGCTGGGGCCGCTACCCGATCGAGGCGACGGTGCGTGTGCTCGGCCGCGGCGGGCTGCTCGAGGGCACCGGCACAGTGGCCGCCGCCCAGGTGTGCGTGTTCCCCGTCGCCCCACCGCAATCCACCGCGATCCCCCGCACCGATCTGCTCGACCGGCTCGGCACCCACCTCACTCGCCACACCGGGCCCGGCGTGGAGTACGCCGACATCCGCCCCTATGTGCCCGGCGACCAGTTGCGCACCGTCAACTGGCCGGTCAGCGCGCGCCGCGGCACGCTGCACGTCACCGAACGGCTCACCGACCGGGCCGCCGACGTGGTGGTGCTCTTCGACACCTACCCGCAACCGCCCGGGCCGGCCACGGCCGCGACCGAACGCACCGCCCGCGGCGCGGCGCAGGTGGTGCAGAGTGCGCTGCGCTACGGCGACCGGGCTGGTCTGGTCGCGCTCGGAGGTCGCGCCACCCGGTGGCTGGGCGCCGACATCGGCCAGCGGCAGTTCTACCGGATCCTCGACACGATGCTCGGCGCGACAGGCGATTACGAGTCGGCCACCGGTACGCTGGCACCCCGCCCGGCGCTGCCCGCGGGCGCGATCGTCGTCGCGTTCTCCACCATGCTCGACACCGAGTTCGCGCTGGCGCTGATCGACCTGCGTCGGCGCGGTCACCCGGTGGTGGCGGTCGACGTTCTGGAGGGCTGCCCCGTCGACGGCGACCTCGACCCCCTCGTCGACCGGATGTGGGCGATGCAGCGCTCCTTCATGTACCGCGACATGGCGACCGTCGGCGTGGACATCGTCGCGTGGCCGGGATCCGCGACGCTCGACCAGGCGATGGCACTGGTTCCCGAACACCGGGCGCGATGA
- a CDS encoding AAA family ATPase gives MSPALQPAATTAQCEAVLDEISKVVVGKRAALTLILTTVLARGHVLVEDLPGLGKTLIAKSFAAALGLRFTRVQFTPDLLPADLLGSTIYDMQSGRFEFRGGPIFTNLLLGDEINRTPPKTQAALLEAMAERQVSIDGVTHRLPEPFLVLATDNPIEYEGTYPLPEAQLDRFALRLELKYLSGQEETTMLRRRLERGSAAPEVAQVVDGHDLLAMQESVELVTVHDDVLEYVVALATASRHHPQVAVGASPRAELDLVQLARARALLLGRDYVVPEDVKALAVPVMAHRISLRPEMWVRKVQGGDVVDDLLRRTPVPRARGSS, from the coding sequence GTGAGCCCTGCGCTGCAACCCGCCGCCACCACCGCCCAGTGCGAGGCCGTGCTCGACGAGATCAGCAAGGTCGTCGTCGGCAAGCGCGCCGCACTGACGCTGATCCTGACGACCGTGCTCGCCCGCGGGCACGTGCTCGTCGAGGACCTGCCCGGCCTCGGAAAGACGTTGATCGCCAAGTCTTTCGCCGCCGCGTTGGGGCTCCGGTTCACCCGCGTGCAGTTCACCCCCGACCTGCTGCCCGCCGACCTGCTCGGCTCGACGATCTACGACATGCAGTCCGGCCGCTTCGAGTTCCGCGGCGGCCCGATCTTCACCAATCTGCTGCTGGGTGACGAGATCAACCGCACCCCACCCAAGACGCAGGCCGCGCTGCTGGAGGCGATGGCCGAGCGTCAGGTCAGCATCGACGGCGTCACCCACCGGCTGCCGGAGCCGTTCCTGGTGCTGGCCACCGACAACCCGATCGAATACGAGGGCACCTATCCGCTCCCGGAGGCCCAACTGGACCGGTTCGCGCTGCGGCTGGAGCTGAAATACCTTTCCGGGCAGGAGGAGACGACGATGCTGCGCCGCCGCCTCGAGCGCGGGTCGGCGGCGCCGGAGGTGGCCCAGGTGGTCGACGGGCACGACCTGCTGGCCATGCAGGAGTCGGTGGAACTGGTCACGGTGCACGACGACGTGCTGGAGTACGTCGTCGCGCTGGCCACCGCGAGCCGGCACCATCCGCAGGTCGCGGTCGGGGCCAGCCCGCGCGCCGAGCTGGATCTCGTGCAACTGGCGCGCGCCCGGGCGCTGCTGCTGGGCCGCGACTACGTGGTGCCCGAGGACGTCAAAGCGCTGGCCGTTCCGGTGATGGCGCACCGCATCAGCCTGCGGCCGGAGATGTGGGTGCGCAAAGTGCAGGGCGGCGACGTGGTCGACGACCTGCTGCGCCGCACCCCGGTGCCGCGGGCCCGGGGTTCGTCGTGA
- a CDS encoding DUF4129 domain-containing protein, translating to MPGDDKAVVRTAGVLVLTLLAAVALRGFLPGAPPPAEPAETDSDGTGSLVAVVVMLAVSLTAIAVSLAARSRSPQPPRAAGESPRRRSGERRAVPWRLLLIAGAALLTWLLLITLLMRWVSPVDVGTAPADSTSRPEPTTANPGPPEPDSGSGSSVFGLLMGTAIILLLLSVLATVAGRRRRTAAEPVLTDGAPPASPPPAGPDLARAAERGLAEVGDRSRDPREAIIACYLAMEQELEKSPGTVPQASDTPSEVLARAVARRAVHAGSATQLVDLFEEARFSPHVMTEEHRAEAVEALQVVQRALQGVS from the coding sequence ATGCCCGGTGACGACAAGGCGGTGGTCCGCACCGCCGGAGTGCTGGTGCTGACGTTGCTCGCCGCGGTCGCGCTACGCGGCTTTCTGCCGGGAGCACCACCGCCGGCCGAGCCCGCCGAGACCGACAGCGACGGCACCGGCTCACTGGTCGCCGTGGTTGTCATGCTCGCGGTGTCCCTGACCGCCATCGCGGTGTCGCTGGCGGCGCGCAGCCGGTCGCCCCAGCCGCCGCGCGCAGCCGGCGAGTCGCCCCGTCGCCGCTCCGGCGAGCGCCGCGCGGTCCCGTGGCGGCTGCTGCTGATCGCCGGGGCCGCGTTGCTCACCTGGCTGCTGCTGATCACCCTACTGATGCGCTGGGTCTCGCCCGTCGACGTCGGCACCGCCCCCGCCGACTCCACCAGCCGGCCCGAGCCCACGACCGCGAACCCAGGGCCGCCCGAACCCGATTCGGGTAGCGGATCCAGCGTCTTCGGTCTCCTGATGGGGACGGCGATCATCCTGCTCCTGCTCTCGGTGCTCGCCACTGTCGCCGGCCGCAGGCGCCGTACCGCCGCCGAACCGGTGCTCACCGACGGCGCGCCGCCCGCATCGCCCCCGCCCGCAGGACCCGATCTGGCCAGGGCGGCCGAGCGCGGGCTGGCCGAGGTCGGCGACCGCAGCCGCGATCCCCGCGAGGCGATCATCGCCTGCTACCTCGCGATGGAACAGGAGCTGGAGAAGTCGCCGGGCACCGTTCCGCAGGCCTCCGACACCCCCTCGGAGGTGCTGGCCCGCGCCGTCGCCCGCCGCGCGGTGCACGCCGGGAGCGCGACGCAGCTGGTCGACCTGTTCGAAGAGGCCCGCTTCAGCCCGCACGTGATGACCGAGGAGCATCGCGCCGAGGCCGTCGAGGCGTTGCAGGTGGTCCAGCGCGCACTGCAGGGCGTCTCATGA
- a CDS encoding L,D-transpeptidase: MRQANRTGFIAVLSVITVVAGLVLSAPSASAQPGVAPPPVPVDPMAPPPAPDPLALANPFAPPAPAPATAPTPADPFAVIPGDPMPIPEGTPAGQNPNPFVGQPPFVPPSFNPTNGSIAGAAKPIYINFARPIANRQMAQDAVHISSVPPVPGRFYWTTDTQLRWRPQDFWPAGTVVNIDAAGTKSSFTVPEQLVATVDDTTKTMTVVRNGKVEKTFPVSMGKKGYETKNGTYYVLEKFADIVMDSSTYGVPVDSAQGYKLKVQDAVRIDNSGAFVHSAPWSVGSQGESNVSHGCINLSPANAQWFYDNFGSGDAVVIKNSVGTYNQPDGASDWQMF, translated from the coding sequence ATGCGGCAGGCAAACAGGACCGGGTTCATCGCCGTGTTGTCGGTGATCACTGTGGTCGCAGGGCTGGTGCTGAGCGCCCCGTCGGCGTCGGCGCAGCCCGGTGTGGCGCCGCCACCGGTGCCGGTCGACCCGATGGCGCCGCCGCCTGCACCCGATCCGCTGGCATTGGCGAATCCGTTCGCGCCGCCCGCGCCCGCCCCGGCCACCGCGCCGACCCCGGCTGACCCGTTCGCCGTCATCCCCGGCGACCCGATGCCGATCCCGGAGGGCACGCCCGCCGGCCAGAACCCGAATCCGTTCGTCGGCCAGCCGCCGTTCGTGCCGCCGTCGTTCAACCCCACCAACGGGTCCATCGCGGGTGCGGCCAAGCCGATCTACATCAACTTCGCGCGGCCCATCGCCAACCGGCAGATGGCCCAGGACGCGGTGCACATCTCGTCGGTGCCTCCGGTGCCCGGCCGCTTCTACTGGACCACCGACACCCAGCTGCGCTGGCGGCCGCAGGACTTCTGGCCCGCGGGCACCGTCGTCAACATCGACGCCGCCGGCACCAAGTCGAGTTTCACCGTGCCCGAGCAGCTGGTCGCCACCGTCGACGACACCACCAAGACGATGACGGTCGTGCGCAACGGCAAGGTCGAGAAGACCTTCCCCGTCTCCATGGGCAAGAAGGGCTACGAGACCAAGAACGGCACCTACTACGTGCTGGAGAAGTTCGCCGACATCGTGATGGACTCCTCGACGTACGGGGTGCCGGTGGATTCAGCGCAGGGCTACAAGCTCAAGGTGCAGGACGCCGTGCGCATCGACAACAGCGGCGCGTTCGTGCACAGCGCGCCCTGGTCGGTCGGCTCGCAAGGCGAAAGCAACGTCAGCCACGGCTGCATCAACCTCAGCCCGGCCAACGCCCAGTGGTTCTACGACAACTTCGGCAGCGGAGACGCCGTCGTCATCAAGAACTCCGTCGGTACGTACAACCAGCCCGACGGTGCGTCGGACTGGCAGATGTTCTGA
- a CDS encoding thiamine-binding protein — protein sequence MIVAFSISPSGGDETGGVSEAVAAAVRVVRASGLPNETNAMFTNIEGEWDEVMAVVKQAVDAVAAAAPRVSLVLKADIRPGYTGQLTAKVQRIEDALG from the coding sequence ATGATCGTCGCATTCAGCATCAGCCCCTCCGGAGGGGACGAGACCGGTGGAGTCAGCGAGGCCGTCGCCGCGGCGGTGCGGGTGGTGAGGGCCTCCGGGTTGCCGAACGAGACCAACGCGATGTTCACCAACATCGAGGGTGAATGGGACGAGGTGATGGCCGTGGTCAAGCAGGCGGTCGACGCCGTCGCTGCCGCGGCGCCCCGCGTCAGTCTCGTGCTCAAGGCCGACATCAGACCCGGCTACACCGGTCAGCTCACCGCGAAGGTGCAGCGCATCGAGGACGCCCTCGGCTGA